In Aggregatibacter sp. 2125159857, one DNA window encodes the following:
- a CDS encoding transglycosylase SLT domain-containing protein: protein MRYLKHTSISLLMLTALSFSALAHQHPPKSTHKSNLAQTQAQWTKARNADELKRITQRATFLQLENLLKSAVKNNTVSDNAELYLKLIESLKDYPLKMDAMTAYFDARIKSVNQTTPPEEVNALKQEIEQAIAQNPTHFLRTRWEQSLFTLFQNANDLEGFVHYAQRVKPSSLEMQIAVLNAELQLEGTENTTDKKQDSNANTHIISRYEQLWLANSKLPNDTQLWAAWYAHGGRTAAKVYQKAETLFAKNDENGLAQLATELHRMTGENEDEKMAAQLQLLQTLTKTPASLAEFSARLSMTENNTALLKFAVLQSFPRYLRTLPENMKDPSFAPYAQWAKNWQLTDTEIREWEIAFLNRFFDNESPLFQQWRDTELLNLNADNLTERRLRMAIWQKTDLTPWLNALSDEGRQKQEWRYWLAKTIEKSDSPKTTEIWTALSHEQGFYPMLAAAKLDPQTRGKRYHFGQPQLLVAPSITDESWADEFQKVKPALEEIAELRQLDRLGAAKQRWRFLLENLPDDQKKEKQIALSQYANQQNWFDLGVDGSIIAKAFDHIQLRLPIAYSHYYDIALKPRRLTLSKRKPQASQNATSISKTFAMAISRQESAWNPQAQSSANARGLMQLLPSTAKATASHAKLPYTDEADLFKPLNNILLGTAYLAELNAKYPNNRILIASAYNAGAHRVEKWLARANGKLEMDEFVASIPFYETRGYVQNVLTYDFYYQRLQNKEDPQTFSNEEYDRLY, encoded by the coding sequence ATGCGATATTTGAAACACACTTCCATTTCTCTGCTCATGTTGACCGCACTTTCGTTTTCTGCGTTAGCGCATCAACATCCGCCTAAATCTACGCATAAATCGAATTTAGCTCAAACGCAAGCCCAATGGACAAAAGCACGAAATGCGGATGAACTTAAACGCATAACGCAACGCGCAACATTTTTACAGTTAGAAAATCTGTTAAAAAGTGCGGTGAAAAATAACACTGTTTCTGATAATGCCGAGTTATATCTCAAACTGATTGAATCGTTAAAAGACTATCCTTTGAAAATGGATGCGATGACTGCCTACTTTGACGCACGAATTAAAAGCGTCAATCAAACCACGCCGCCAGAAGAGGTCAACGCCTTAAAACAAGAAATCGAGCAAGCTATTGCACAAAACCCGACACATTTTTTGCGCACGCGATGGGAACAAAGCCTTTTTACCCTTTTCCAGAATGCTAACGATTTGGAGGGATTCGTTCATTATGCGCAACGCGTTAAGCCAAGTTCCTTGGAGATGCAAATAGCTGTATTAAACGCCGAACTTCAGCTTGAAGGCACAGAAAACACAACAGATAAAAAGCAAGATTCCAACGCAAATACCCATATTATTTCTCGTTATGAACAGCTTTGGTTAGCTAACAGCAAGCTACCTAACGATACTCAACTTTGGGCAGCGTGGTATGCTCACGGCGGCAGAACGGCAGCGAAAGTTTATCAAAAAGCGGAAACGCTCTTCGCCAAAAATGACGAAAACGGCTTAGCACAATTAGCCACAGAATTACATCGCATGACCGGCGAGAACGAAGACGAAAAGATGGCCGCCCAATTACAACTGTTGCAAACACTCACCAAAACACCGGCAAGTTTAGCTGAATTCTCCGCAAGATTATCGATGACGGAAAATAACACTGCCCTACTGAAATTCGCCGTGCTACAAAGCTTTCCCCGCTATTTGCGTACATTGCCCGAGAACATGAAAGATCCCAGCTTTGCGCCTTATGCACAATGGGCAAAAAACTGGCAACTGACTGATACAGAAATACGTGAATGGGAAATTGCGTTTTTAAATCGTTTTTTTGATAACGAAAGTCCATTGTTTCAACAATGGCGAGATACAGAACTTCTTAATTTAAACGCGGACAACCTCACCGAACGCCGTTTGCGCATGGCGATTTGGCAAAAAACCGATTTAACCCCGTGGCTCAATGCCCTCTCTGATGAAGGTCGGCAAAAACAAGAGTGGCGTTATTGGCTCGCCAAAACCATCGAGAAAAGCGATAGCCCAAAAACAACAGAAATATGGACCGCACTTTCTCATGAGCAAGGATTTTATCCAATGTTGGCGGCAGCCAAATTAGATCCCCAAACCCGTGGTAAGCGTTATCATTTCGGGCAACCTCAATTACTCGTTGCACCAAGTATTACGGATGAATCTTGGGCGGATGAATTTCAAAAAGTGAAGCCGGCATTGGAGGAAATCGCTGAGTTGCGCCAATTAGATCGCCTCGGTGCCGCGAAACAACGTTGGCGTTTCCTGTTAGAGAATCTTCCTGACGATCAGAAAAAAGAAAAACAAATTGCACTCAGCCAATATGCCAACCAACAAAACTGGTTTGATTTAGGCGTGGATGGCAGCATCATTGCCAAAGCCTTTGATCACATTCAATTACGCCTGCCTATTGCTTATAGTCATTATTACGATATTGCCCTTAAACCTCGCCGCCTCACCTTAAGCAAGCGCAAGCCGCAAGCGTCGCAAAATGCCACATCAATCAGCAAAACCTTTGCAATGGCGATTTCTCGTCAAGAAAGCGCATGGAATCCACAAGCACAATCTTCCGCCAATGCACGCGGATTAATGCAGCTTTTGCCAAGTACCGCCAAAGCAACTGCCAGTCATGCTAAATTGCCTTATACGGATGAAGCGGATTTATTTAAGCCGCTCAATAATATTTTGCTCGGCACGGCATATTTGGCAGAGTTAAATGCCAAATATCCGAATAACCGGATTCTCATTGCTTCAGCTTATAATGCCGGCGCACATCGTGTGGAAAAATGGTTGGCACGCGCCAATGGTAAGTTAGAAATGGACGAATTCGTCGCCTCCATTCCTTTTTATGAAACGCGCGGCTATGTGCAAAATGTC
- the ispH gene encoding 4-hydroxy-3-methylbut-2-enyl diphosphate reductase codes for MKIILANPRGFCAGVDRAISIVELALEIHGAPIYVRHEVVHNRFVVNGLRERGAIFVEELSEVPDGAIVIFSAHGVSQAVRQEAKDRRLKVFDATCPLVTKVHMQVARASKKGTKAILIGHKGHPEVEGTMGQYSNHEGGIYLIESIEDIANLPVSHNDDLTFMTQTTLSLDDTAETISALKEKYPAIQGPHKNDICYATTNRQQAVRELAKQSDLVVVVGSKNSSNSNRLAELASRMGVVSKLIDDPNDIQLDWFNGVQTIGVTAGASAPEELVQSVIARMKAFGVTEVEELQGLEENMFFEVPKELRVKEVN; via the coding sequence ATGAAGATAATTTTAGCCAATCCACGCGGTTTTTGTGCCGGCGTCGATCGTGCCATCAGTATTGTTGAACTGGCGTTGGAAATTCACGGTGCGCCGATTTATGTCCGTCATGAAGTGGTGCATAATCGCTTCGTGGTGAATGGGTTACGTGAACGCGGCGCCATTTTTGTCGAAGAACTGAGTGAAGTGCCGGACGGAGCGATAGTCATTTTCTCCGCCCACGGCGTATCTCAAGCAGTACGTCAAGAAGCCAAAGATCGTCGCTTGAAAGTCTTTGATGCCACTTGTCCGTTGGTGACCAAAGTACATATGCAGGTGGCGCGCGCCAGTAAAAAAGGCACGAAAGCGATTCTCATCGGGCATAAAGGTCACCCGGAAGTGGAAGGCACCATGGGGCAATATAGCAATCACGAAGGTGGCATTTATCTCATTGAAAGTATTGAGGATATTGCTAATCTCCCGGTGAGCCACAACGATGATTTAACCTTTATGACGCAAACCACGCTGTCTTTAGATGACACGGCGGAAACCATCAGTGCATTGAAAGAAAAATACCCTGCGATTCAAGGCCCCCATAAAAACGACATTTGTTATGCTACAACCAATCGTCAACAAGCGGTGCGCGAACTGGCAAAACAATCGGATTTAGTGGTCGTGGTCGGCTCCAAAAACTCCTCTAATTCTAACCGTTTGGCGGAGTTGGCTTCTCGAATGGGGGTGGTGTCTAAGTTAATTGATGATCCCAATGATATTCAGCTGGATTGGTTTAACGGCGTGCAAACCATTGGTGTTACCGCAGGGGCTTCTGCGCCGGAAGAATTAGTGCAATCGGTGATTGCGCGCATGAAAGCATTTGGCGTCACGGAAGTGGAGGAATTACAGGGGCTTGAAGAAAATATGTTCTTTGAAGTGCCAAAAGAATTGCGTGTCAAAGAAGTGAATTAA
- the lspA gene encoding signal peptidase II: protein MSQHKSGLSFLWLSAVAFLLDLLTKYIVVQKFDLYESVNILPVFNLTYVRNYGAAFSFLADHDGWQKYFFILLAIGISLMLAYFMKKNRADQTLQNAAYALIIGGALANMVDRAYNGFVVDFFDFYWDIYHYPVFNVADIAICIGAGLLALDAFKGDKNKQKSGQK, encoded by the coding sequence ATGTCCCAACATAAATCCGGACTCTCTTTTCTCTGGCTAAGTGCGGTCGCTTTTTTGCTTGATTTGCTGACAAAGTACATTGTGGTACAAAAATTTGATTTGTATGAAAGCGTGAATATTCTGCCGGTGTTTAATCTCACTTATGTGCGCAATTATGGCGCGGCATTCAGCTTTTTGGCAGATCACGATGGTTGGCAAAAATATTTCTTTATTCTGTTGGCTATAGGTATTTCCCTTATGCTGGCGTATTTCATGAAAAAAAATCGCGCCGATCAAACATTACAAAATGCCGCCTACGCGCTCATTATTGGTGGTGCACTTGCCAATATGGTCGATCGTGCCTACAACGGTTTTGTGGTGGATTTCTTTGATTTTTATTGGGATATTTATCATTATCCGGTGTTTAATGTGGCGGACATTGCCATTTGTATCGGCGCCGGTTTGCTGGCATTAGATGCCTTTAAAGGTGATAAGAACAAACAAAAGAGCGGTCAAAAATGA
- a CDS encoding YgjV family protein, producing MFGIDFIELLGYTATFFVAASFLFKSIVSLRTVNCIGAILFVIYGLVKQTYPVALLNIFLVAVNLYQLWRLKQEKQ from the coding sequence ATGTTTGGCATAGATTTTATTGAACTGTTAGGTTACACCGCGACCTTTTTTGTCGCGGCCTCATTTTTGTTCAAATCGATAGTTTCCCTCAGAACCGTTAATTGTATTGGCGCAATTTTATTCGTCATTTATGGGCTCGTTAAACAGACTTATCCGGTTGCGTTATTGAATATCTTTTTAGTCGCTGTAAATCTGTATCAACTGTGGCGATTAAAACAGGAGAAGCAATAG